The Spirosoma foliorum genome has a window encoding:
- a CDS encoding WD40 repeat domain-containing protein — protein MVVEKIDTFGGHREPIYALEGSASTDRFFSTGGDGKVVRWRLDRPDLGELIATVPASVYALALNPTSGLLWVGQNYEGIHVIDPVEKKEVASLKLTSSAIFDVKFYKNDAFIALSDGVVAVVDTDQLVNRKHLKASEQSARSIAINPVEREFAVGYSDNVVRIFDLTTHTLKKVIPAHANSVFTIAYSPDFRYLLTAGRDAHLKIWDVEKGYTLHSDIVAHMFAINHLAFSPDNRLLATASMDKSIKIWDAETYQLLKVVDRARHAGHGTSVNKLLWVDSQQLLSGSDDRTISVWKLS, from the coding sequence GTGGTTGTAGAGAAAATAGATACATTTGGAGGGCATCGTGAACCCATTTATGCGCTCGAAGGGAGTGCATCCACAGACCGTTTTTTTTCGACAGGTGGCGATGGGAAAGTAGTGCGATGGCGGCTCGACCGCCCTGACCTTGGCGAATTAATTGCAACCGTACCGGCATCGGTTTATGCGTTGGCCTTAAATCCGACTAGCGGTTTGTTGTGGGTTGGTCAGAATTATGAAGGCATTCATGTGATTGATCCGGTTGAAAAAAAGGAAGTGGCCTCGTTGAAGTTAACGTCGTCGGCTATTTTCGATGTTAAATTCTATAAAAATGATGCTTTTATTGCCCTTTCGGATGGTGTCGTAGCTGTTGTCGATACAGATCAATTAGTCAATCGAAAACACCTGAAAGCATCCGAGCAATCGGCGCGGTCAATCGCTATAAATCCTGTTGAGCGAGAATTTGCGGTTGGCTACAGCGATAATGTTGTGCGTATTTTTGATTTGACGACCCATACCCTTAAAAAGGTTATACCCGCCCATGCGAACTCGGTATTCACAATTGCCTATTCGCCCGATTTCCGCTACTTACTTACGGCAGGTCGTGATGCCCATTTGAAAATCTGGGATGTAGAAAAAGGCTATACGTTACACAGCGATATTGTGGCCCACATGTTTGCCATCAATCATCTGGCATTCAGTCCCGATAATCGTTTGTTGGCAACAGCCAGCATGGATAAATCCATTAAAATCTGGGATGCCGAGACCTATCAATTATTAAAAGTTGTCGATCGAGCACGTCATGCCGGGCATGGAACATCGGTCAATAAATTACTTTGGGTAGATTCTCAACAACTTCTTTCGGGCAGCGACGACCGAACAATTTCGGTATGGAAATTGAGCTAA
- a CDS encoding DivIVA domain-containing protein, which translates to MKITPIEIRQHTFEKGLRGYRTEDVDAFLVSLSQEWERVTGEYKMLKMQLELAEKELGKLKEIEMTLFRTLKSAEENSAQITEQANTAGEKYVNEARQKAEDILAEARKKTSLMVQDAENQARYLKDNILNDLKSLEHDFKALEGYKENLAAQIRTLAHNAVDSVERFEKKFNKQNLKGKIDEVSTQIQEELKQEEAHKPEVANEAPVASDATELPHLIERDQFVPEAIPEDQAIAEKLDEAVETTQSAASEAVAEVESTLDQSSPESVLAEANTPEPEAALNEATEEAQDKKSGSFFDQI; encoded by the coding sequence ATGAAAATTACGCCCATCGAAATCCGGCAGCACACATTTGAGAAGGGCTTGCGCGGTTATAGAACCGAAGATGTTGACGCATTTCTGGTTTCCCTCTCTCAAGAATGGGAGCGTGTCACTGGCGAATATAAAATGTTAAAAATGCAGCTTGAACTAGCCGAAAAAGAGTTAGGCAAGTTGAAAGAAATAGAAATGACCCTGTTCCGCACACTTAAATCGGCGGAAGAGAATAGCGCGCAGATTACCGAACAGGCTAATACCGCAGGCGAAAAATATGTAAATGAGGCCCGACAAAAGGCAGAGGATATCTTAGCCGAAGCTCGGAAAAAGACGTCTTTAATGGTGCAGGATGCTGAAAATCAGGCCCGCTATTTGAAAGATAATATTTTGAATGACCTGAAATCGCTGGAGCATGATTTTAAGGCGTTAGAAGGCTATAAAGAAAACCTGGCGGCTCAGATACGTACCCTGGCCCATAATGCGGTTGATAGTGTTGAGCGATTTGAAAAGAAGTTCAATAAACAGAATCTGAAGGGGAAAATTGATGAAGTCTCTACACAGATTCAAGAAGAACTGAAGCAGGAGGAAGCGCATAAGCCCGAAGTGGCTAATGAAGCGCCTGTTGCCAGCGACGCTACGGAGCTGCCTCATCTCATCGAACGGGATCAATTTGTGCCTGAAGCAATTCCGGAAGATCAAGCTATTGCTGAGAAATTAGACGAGGCTGTTGAAACAACTCAATCGGCAGCGAGTGAAGCTGTTGCAGAGGTAGAATCGACCCTTGATCAAAGCTCGCCCGAATCTGTTCTGGCTGAAGCGAACACACCTGAGCCAGAGGCCGCTTTGAATGAAGCTACAGAGGAGGCACAGGACAAAAAAAGCGGCTCATTTTTCGACCAGATTTAA